Within Corvus cornix cornix isolate S_Up_H32 chromosome Z, ASM73873v5, whole genome shotgun sequence, the genomic segment AAAGGCAaaatttgtggggtttttttgtatgtgaCCTTAAATGAACTTCAAGATGGATTTCAAGGAGATGATAAGGGTAACACAGATCAATGGATAGTAGATAGACAGAAAGATAGAAAAACAGATATGTctgctttctttgtgtttgctgtACCTGCTCAGCTATTCTGTTCAAAATTGTCAGGTAGAATTATGCTGCTGAAGTTACCTGCCATGACTTTCTCCCCTCACTTCTAAACCTGAGAGCTGGGGAGCACCTGTTTGCATTCCACATGTCTGTGCAGAAAAGTGGCCTTTGAGATTGGGCTGTCCTGTGCCAAGCACAGTGGCTGGGCATGTTCTCCAGACAGCAGCTGGCTGCTCTTCTGTGCtggaaaatttgggaaaaatgTTTGCAGCATAGCTCAGAAGGAAgagccagagcaggcagctccctTCAGTATTGAGttatttcagttccttttcGAGTGGTGGGAATGTTTCCCACCCAagcaggctgtgccagcaccaAGTGCTCTTGGCAAGTCCAATCTGCCAAGCTCACTCTCTCTGTAGGGAACTCTCAACTGGCAGCTGACTTTTTGCCATTCAGTCCCACAGAGATCACTGCAAAGCCTCTCAGCCGGACCAGATTCTTCCTTCTGAAATACCTGTTAACCTCTAGGCAGTAAAACATTTCAGGTCACGGTCAGCTGGTCTGAGATCCTGTGGTTAACTAGGTCTGATAGCCTCCACTCAAGGTGCTTTTAGGCATTGCACCTGAGAGTTCGGGTCTTTCCCATAAGTgtaaagctttttaaagctgGAATTTAGTGGCATGAGGTCTTGAGCTGAGGGAATCCATAGGTTGCGTTCTGGTTGGTTGTATATCAATGTATCAGAGCACGGCAATTCTGCTGGTGGTCTGAAGACAGAGTTAATATTGTCTGCTCTTGGCCTTTCTCACCCCCAGAACTGAGCACTGCTGTCTGCCAGGGTTTGCCAAATACAGTCACCaagagaaaataatgctaaTCAATGTCTACAGACAGGGTTGGAAGCAGAATGCCTCCCTGGAGACTTGCTGACTGCAGGCTGTCATCCTTTAGCTTTTCATTAAGGTTTTAGGCTACCCAAGAGTCTGTCTTTCAACGTATAGAGAGGGGAATTTCAGAGGAAGTGAGGGACTTTCCTCAGCTCTGAGATACTGTGCCCCAAGGCGTCTGCAGAAAGGTGGATGCATGGGAAACCTTTGCTGCCCTGTGCTTGTGAATACCTCTCTGCATTACTTGCCAGCATGAAAGTCGGAGACTTCATCTGAATCCCAATGCAGTCCATGCTGAGATCCACAGGACCCTCACTGACTTTTTCCTGTCCTTCATCCTTAAgctcttctgtgctgttttgtgACATTGACACTCAGCAGGACAGATGTACCTGGGAAAGGTTGGCTGCTCCTTGCCTCTCTTTCTGGCTCTCAGTGCTGAGGGGTCTCTTCTCCGAAGGAAGTTTATCACGGGGTCCTGTTTTGTGCTCTGCTGGGTTTGCAATCCAAGGCAGTGAAACAAACTGTAGAGGGATGGGATGTGCATTTTTGCTCACATATGGAAAGGGAGTGGAGTGAGAATACAATGGGATGAGGCTCTATTCTTTACAGAGAAGAGTTGGACCAACTCAGAGTGCAAAGAAAATCCTGCCCTTGGCTTACAGAGAGAACAAAAGTGACTAAATTCAACCAAATATAGGTATCGATTGAGCACAGGGCAATCTCTACCTTCTGTAACCCAAGTCATTTTTTGAGCTGCTTCTTCCACCCACCTTCtcccttctgattctctcagCACCtgctgtattaaaaatacaattacaCCCTTGAAAAGTGACGGATTTAGACTGTCACTGTGTTGATGACCTTTAGATTTAAGACTGGCTCCCAAGTGACCCCTGCCCCACAGGTCAGTAGTTAAGTCACCCATTCTCTCCACCCCCTTTCATCACTCAGCCTTCAAAGAACAAAAGTCAGATCTGCCTTGCTCACACTACTTTAGCCGTGGTCACTGCATATCATTCCCTAGCAGCAAAGAAATTTGTGGGAACTGGTTAGATACTGGAAGATGAGTTGCTAAATGGTTCATGAATCATAACGCCTGTGAAGCACATTGGTGCTGCACCTTTACTTCTTGTTCAGAGAAAGATGCTGGGATGGATCTTAGCATCCTAAAACAACTCTGCTTTGCCATTTAATGTGGCTGTCCCAGGAATCCTGTGAGTCTCCCTGTGTGATGCTCACTGTACTCTCCTCCCCACTGATTTAGACAAGGTACAGCAAACAAGGCTACTGAGTAAAAGCCTCACCACAAAGTCTTCCTCAGCGTGGGCAATACTCCAGAAACCACGAGGCACCACACAGATGTGGGAGCTCACTGTGCACTGTCCAGTGCCAGGCACAATGTGCTGACATCCACCAGGATTTGAATCCACAGAATCTCAAACCAAAACCCAGACTGCAGACCTGCCCTTCCTCTAACCACAGGCTGGCCATCACTGGGATTCGTGCACAAGACTACAGCATCCTTGCAAGATACATTTGCAACTTACTCCTTTCCTTACCCAGCCCAAATATCCAACTTCAATTACATTCCATAGCCACAAGGGGATATTGAGAAAGTGGACATGACTGACAGCAGCCTGCACGCTTGTTCCTGGTTATTAGGAACAGTGTACAGTGACACTGCACCTCTCCTGGCATCGGTTCCCGTAGGCTCTGTAACAGCTGAACAGTGGCAGAACATATTTCCTGCCTCTGGAGAAAGTAATCCTCACTTGATCTGAAATGTGGACCGGTATTCTTCCACTGATCCTTTTAGAAATTCCAAGTAAAGGAGTGTCTCACTGAGATTCCTGCATCACAATTTCACAGGAGTACGCCTCACACCCTCTGTGCAGGTTAGGAGTACCGTGCAGGTTGGAGCAAGCCATGACTCTTTTAACTTTCCAGCACTCCCTTTTGTACCAGGAGATACTAAAAATGCTCCTAGAAAATGCCACCTTACCTGGTGTTCCTTGCAATATTGACAGCCATagcttcacagaaaaaaaaataaaattacaaaagtgaaaaaaaatgctattcaCATAACTCTGTTCAACACTGCTAGTTATATCTAGGGGACAATAGGATCCTTAGGACTAGGGATATTTTTGTCACTTGTACTAAGGTTTTCCCACTGCAGCAACATATCTAAGACATTTTCAGCCAACTCCAATTAACTTGGTCCGTCTCCATGGCACAGGTCCCGTTATCTCACAGGACTATGTTGACATAGCTGTACCGTGCCCACTTCCAGAGGAGGGATTGCCACATGATCCTCAGCACACAAACTAATTTGGCATCACCTGCTGTAAGCAGAGGGCTCTCTCTAAGGTGACATTGCCTTGCTTAGTGTAAATACATACTGGACATcacatataaatacattttgaacCTCACATTTGTTGATTTCATGACTTTTATATATGACTCCCTGAGATGATGCTTTTCTGACACACATTTTGTGCAGAAATTCCTCTCTTGGTGTATCATAGAGCACTGTCAGGGATGTGAGACATCCAGCCAAGCATGAAACTGGAACTGGCCCTGTGTCCCAGTGATTTGCCATTTCTTCCTCATGACTTCTGCATCTGTCATCCTATtgctccctctccctttcccagcctcAGATTCAGTTGGGGATTAGGTGTTCTCATCAGATGTTTGCCAGAAAACATCTTTACATCCTAAGCTCCCCTCaactttgaattaatttttatatctGAACCTGGACTCCTGTTTGAATCTTTATGTTGTGCCTATCTGAACACCTCCAGATAACAATGGACTCTGAATTAATTCTTTAGAGTGtcttatgctttttaaaatgaggttGATTAAAATCTTTTGAATTGCGAATGTTTGGAAGAGATAAATAATAATGTTGCACAATGAAATTTTAGTTCTCTATCTTTTTCAAGGGCTGGTCAAAATCTTCCTAGCATGTAGATGCAAATAGATATACGACCCAAAATTGCAAGAAATTGTAATAAACAAAGAACTGCTGtcatttttcatcatttgaTAATGTTGTTTCTACCATCAAGAGTCTTGCATAAGAGATAGTAGAAGAATCCTCTGCTGGAAATTACATCCCAATGTTTTTGGGATTCTCTACCAAGTGGTATGCAAatgtaaaatgcaattttagAGAAGTTTAGAAAGACAAAGATTAGtttcttaaataatttatttggaatATATTAGGTGTTAAATAACATCATATAGCACAGTGTTATCAGTTGCACCGTATTTGTTCATGATCACACAGATAAGAAATccccaaaacacaaagaaaaaacttgaccaaaaaaaagaaatctttggtAGAGAGATCTAGTGAAATACTTGCTGAATGTGACAGTAGGGAGCCCCTGTACTGAAAGGAGATCAAAGAAAGCGGTGATATGAACCAAAGCAGTAACAAGAAGGGAAGTTTTTTAGCATAGAAAATACAACAAGCATGTTATGTTACAAAATTGCcaggttttctttccccttcccagtATGACAGCTGCTCACAAGATGTTTTTCCTTGCCTTGGTGATGTGTGTTTCCTAGGATAGCAAGGACTGATAGACCCAATAGCACCACCACGCCTCAGCAGTAAGTGCTCTGATTTACTTAGGCTAATCTGTCCTGCTGCAACTCCAGCAAGCCAGCGGAAAGCTGGGAGGAGGACGTGGCTCATTACATTTGAGGTGCTGTGCAGAAGAGGCTGTGGCTCCATTTAGTCACATTAAGGTGGGCCGAGGTCGGGAGAAGCGAACCATGGGAAGGGCTCTCAGTGCCTTTCCACTCAGCTGCTCCCCCGGGCAGTCCTGACAGCTGACAAACCCAGGGATTAGCAAACTGACTATTAGCAGTGTTCAGAAACTAAATCAAATCAACATGAACCCTTTCcgcttcttttctttccttcttttggcCAGAATCTACCAACTGGCATGCCTGTACCTTACAGCACCAGTGCTGGATGGGGTGAGCTGTGTTCTTGTCAGACCTTGGCTTTTGTCAGTGCTGAGGACAGCTTGACATTCCCATAGCAGGAGCCAGCCCTGGCTTCTTTGGTGCAGCTCAGCTTCAGGTGCCAAATCCCCTCATGCAGAAGGACCGTACATGTTGCATGCACAAACCCtagttctgctttctgaaagcaCCTCTTTGTCTCatgaacaaacagaaacagCCCAGGGACATGCCTTGCCCTAAGGGAGCTACATTTCTTCACCAGTTGTAAACAACTGTCTTTTCTGAGCCTTGACATGTACCTTGGTCCACATGGAAATCAAGAGGGACTTGTGTCAGTGGGAGCAGGATCTCACCAGAAAGCCATTCTACTTAAAGCTGGTGacattttctctgctcctctAGGCTGCTCGTAACTCACAGGAGCAGACCAGGCCTTGGCAGGCACAGGTTGTAACTCaggcaggaaattaaaattgatTTCTTTGTGGGCAACAATAACCCACAGTGGCCACTTTCATGAAGCCTCTTTTCATCCCGCTTGTCAGCTAAACACCTACAGCATGGTGGTTGGTGTTTTTCCTACAGGGAAATAACTCACAAATGGAAGATATTTACACCAGTTTCTTTGTGGTTGCTCTGTTGGGCCATTTGGGAACAGTATCCAGGTGGGAGAGCCTCAGCTAGAGCAGGTGAAATCAGGGAGTTTAAGGGCAGTCAGCAAGGTATGGCAGGCATAACCATGGACGTAGGCTTGTCCACAAAGGTTTTCACAGCGTATCACTGAGGCCTTTGTCCTGGGACCTCCCTCCCAAAGCAGCACCTTCCTCCCAAAGCATTGCTACAGCTCCTACAGAAGAACAAAGGCATTGAGCCACCAACCTCTTTGATGGGCTTTTAAGGTAGCTGGGGCATAGCTGACCATCTTCCTTCGCATTCACACTGTCACTGCTATGGAGGAGATTTACTTTGCCTATTGAACCCACTGAAACTCATCTATGACAATGTATTTTGTCACTTTAAATTGGCACTTTTTGCTTTAAcctaacatttaattttatttaatgtgctTTCCTCTGACACAAGGGATCTGTCCAGTCTGATGAAGAAAGATGCAGCCAGGTTCAAGGGCTAGgactttttaaacaaaagactCAAGCTAGAAATAAGATTCACAAGTTCAAGAGTGAGTGCAATTAGCCCGTAGAACAACTGGTAGAGGATTCTGTCAAATATCACATCTCTCAAAATCTTTTACTTCTGAGGCCAGATGTCTGTTGTGGACAAATTTTGTGGTGCTGTCATAATTCTTCATCTCAATAATGTTTCCTTGAAATAGCATGGGAGAATAATCTCTTTCCCTGTCAGAAACACTGAATGAATTTCTATGCCCTGATTTATGGAGGAGATCCAGGCAGAAGACTCTTTTGGCTTGGACTCTGCCATGACAGCAGTATGTCCTTCCAAGCTCCCAGAGACCACAAGTTCTCCGTCTGGACTTCCAGGTTTTTTGCACGACCAAGGACTTCCTAtcctattaaataaaaatgcaaataaaatagcgataaatataaataaataatcacaaTACACAGAGGAGCAACCCACAGATTCTGCCAGGAGAGAGGGACTATCACACTAACATCAAGACTGCACATCTCACTGTCTGCTAGGGGATGATGACTCTGACCAACACTCTGCTATATTGCTGCTCATGCTGGGACAGGAGACACCACAGTTTTCAATCAGTGTCAGCTCTTCCATGCTCTGCAAGTGTGGGGCTTGCTGGAAGAACCCCAGGATGCTGCCCCGAGGTGCCACTGCTGTCTGCTGGAGGCCTGGCTCTCCCAGGACCTTGACAAGGAAGTTGATGTATCTCATGGCCAACCGGAGTGTCTCGTTCTTGCTCAGTTTTTTGTCTGGTGGGTGAGTGGGAATGAGTTTCCTCAGCTTGGCAAAGGCACTGTTGACATTTTGCTGCCTCCACCTCTCCCTGGTGTTGGTGAAGATCTTTCTTGTCATTCTTAAGGTGCTGCAAAGCAAAGGAGATGGTGAGTGAATGCTGGATACCCCTGGCTTTCACACAGGCTGCTTTTTTTAGGGGCACTGTACCCTCCAGGCAAGTGGTAAGCACAGAGTGGTGGTGTTAGGCTTCtaatttttgctctttgtggCTGGCACTCTTGTCCTGCATGTCCTCCACAGAGTCACTCTAAAGTCATCATAAGTATTGGAGAGGCAACCTGATGCCAGAGTTCAGTAAGAACTtcacaaaggaaataaaggagTTTAATTTCCATATACAAGCATTTGGTGCTGCTACAAGCCCAGCTTCTCCAGGTTCCTCAGAGTTCCCCTGCAACAGAATTCCCAACAGACAATGCATTTGTCATCCCACCAGGCTGTGTGAGAGCCACACAGGCACTTTTTATGGGGGaaggcaggcagagccagcGCAGAACATATCCACACCTCATTTCACACCTTCCTGGAATCTGCTCCTAGCTGGCCCTAGCTTGGTGATTCCTGGCTGAAACGAAGCCAAGTGGACCTTCACCATGGGCCTTCAATGAACAGCCAGGTAACACCATAGACATGTGTGGCTGTGGTTATTTCAGGAGGTTATTTCCCTTCTCCAAGGAAGCACCAGTCTGGTTCCGTGCCCAGCCCACAATGGCTGCTCACTGCTGGTGTCAGAGACTTTTCAGTCTGGCTTCTGCTTTAGCCTCTGAGAAATGCCAAGACTAAGCCACAAATGTCATAAGTGCATGAAGGAAAGTGTGATTCCTACAAAACATGCTGGTATTCCAGACAAAACCTCTCCCCAGTTGTTCCCTGTCTACCTTCACAGAGCCAAGCAAAGGGAGCCCTGTGCCCAGAGCAGACCTGGCAAAGAACAGTACTGAGGCAAGGGGTGCACAGTGATTTTAAATGCCATTTACCAGAAAGACTGCCAAAAGTTCTTTGTGttgccccagcccctctcccaccaCCATGGGAAAGtgtcttcccttctctcccacagccctggaggAGACACTGATTGCTCCATTTCTGAAGCAGCTCTCTATGCCAATGGCACACagacagctggagcagggaacagctATCCACAGCCAAGAGACTAAAGGACAAATGTTTCCACTTACCCTCTAATGCATGTGAAAAGCTCAGCTTTTTATACTCATTGGCAAACCCTTCTTTACAGTAGTCCTGTAAAGGggagtggggagcagagggaacagcATCCTTCATCCACAGGAAGAGGAAACTTTGGGATGACAGCCCAACTGTGATCCTGCTTCCATCTGAAGCAGCCTCACACCATGCAAGACATCCGGGGTTCACCAAAATACACGGTAAAAGTCCATGGgaataaagaaacacaaatgtgACTCACAGTTTAATTGGGATGTCCTGTCAGGGAGCCAAGGCAGGGAAGTTTCTGCCCAGCTCCTTCAAGTTCTAGTCCAGCATGGATTACCAGCTGCCAGGGgaacacagctgcagcactATAAATCCTGTCACAGCTGTGTTCAGAGACCTCTGGTCAGGGATGCAGCTGGTACAGGCACACCCCTGTACACTGTAAATGGCTCCTCACGCTGACAATACCTCACAGGCTCCTCTTGGCCTTGGCCTTTACACTGCTAACATATTTCTATTTTGGTGGAATACTGAAATTACTGTCATACCTTTAGGGGATGAGAAAATTGTCTCATCAAAATGGCCTTGCTTCATGAAAggctcttttaaaaaacaaatcctcGTATTTCAGGTTGCTGAAAGTTTTTCGTGTCTTTTATAGACTTACATTAAGACTCATTGCTTGATTCAAATGGGGATTGTatctctctttttattctttttttaaaaaattgttctcCTACTCTGTGTATCATTTTTGGTTCGTGCTGTGGGAACAAATCTGCTTGGTACTTTGCACCTACCTCAAGCATGTTGCATGTACCTTTTTGGCAAGAACACTGCCACGTCAGTGGTACAGATTTTAAACACAGCCTTCCAGTGCTCCTCTGTACTGCAGTGTGTTCAGTGCCCAAGGCAAAACTTTTGCCTTTACAGATTTATTCTTCCAAGCAGCTGCTCAGATCTGTGTGAAATTCACAATGCCACctgcttctttctgtcttctgttttgGTGTTTatgttgtttgatttttttctttttttttttcttctgaagacaTACTTATCTGTGTacaaagatatttattttttgtaacatAGGGAAAGTTATTTGggcttccttttttcttctaattggTTGACTGGACTGTATTTTGCCAGGTCTTCGGAGCTCTGTGCTGTAATTCTGCCATGTGGGTCAATGTTTGCTGGATACCTGTTTACATCTCAGCTACAAATACCAAGAGAGAGTCTGTTTCTTGtcatcctcctgctgcagacagtCCCCAGCACAATACTCCAGGAAAGCAGGTTAACacccagccctggtgctgtgAACATGCCCTCTTGTCCTGTTAGTGGTGTTATTGgtggaaaaataaacccagccTACTCCTTCAGGCTGTGCTTTCTTTGTCTCTCTACTCATGCCTCTGGAAAGGACAATGCTACGTTTGTGGTCATAAGCCTTGTCAGCAAACAGATGCCTTTGTGAGAACAGCTCCTGCTTTACACTTCAAAAACGTGTGTTTGTATTTCTGACATTTATTTGAGatctgcaaacagcagctcctttcctttcccagtgccTCCTCTTGCAGTGATAGCTCTATGGGGAGCTTTGTAAGCCACCTCCATACATCTCTCCACCTTAAATTCCTCTCCTTTTTGTCTTTACTGGTGTGGGTTTCCTGTTGTTGTGCTTGGAGTTTCAGTTAGAAACATAGAAGAAAAGTTATCCTCGTCCAATCCTGCAGTAACTG encodes:
- the TAL2 gene encoding T-cell acute lymphocytic leukemia protein 2, with product MTRKIFTNTRERWRQQNVNSAFAKLRKLIPTHPPDKKLSKNETLRLAMRYINFLVKVLGEPGLQQTAVAPRGSILGFFQQAPHLQSMEELTLIENCGVSCPSMSSNIAECWSESSSPSRQ